The genomic DNA GGAGTCAAAAAAGTCTCATTTGCTTGctgaaagaaatcaaaattcacAGAGTTATCTATTTTTGAGGCGTAGAGATCTTTATAGAAAGATTCGCATTCAGATAATATATCTTTGTCAGATATTACGAAAAGTCGGTCGCTAAGTTTCAATTGGCTGATTGTACCTTGtttaaagtgacgtttttcaagattaagaaaatatttAGTATTCTTTTCACCTTCATTGTACCACCTGGACTTTGATCGAAGAATGGCACCTTTGGTTCGGTATTCAATTATTTTCTCGAGTTCTTCTTTTAAGATTTTAATTCGTTCAGTGACGTTTTGGCTCACTGGCGGATCATTGCTACAAGCATTATCCAGTCGTTTCTCCAACATTGCAATTTCTTCTTCCAgctcctctttttttttcacttttgcttttttaatggAAGCGGAATAAGTAATTGATTTTTCGCGGACTTTTAGTTTTATCATATCCCACAGTAATAGAGGGTTAACCAGATTATCGTCTTTGTATTCGTTAGCTGTTTCTTGTATCgctatttttattgtttcaataaaattgttatCAGCGAGTAGAGACGTATTTAGCTTCCAGAAACCGTTTCCCCCGGGATTAGAATGCAAAGATAGGCTAAGCGTTATCAGAGAATGATCGGTTTTGAATCCTAGTGTGATATCTGAATGAGTCGCTTATCGGCCTAGTATGGATTGACTcactagggccatttatacgaggaaaaataagacgtgtcttacataagacgcgaactttccgtacaaacggcacatttcgtctaaaataagacgcggcttagctaagacgcgtcttattagataagacatgctcgtataaatggtacagttcgcgtcttatttaagacgcgtcttatttttcctcgtataaatggccctactaAGTCTGCAATGAATTTCAGGCTGTCTCTGGCGCCAGGTGTATCTTTTACAATCTGGATTAAAAATTCTCCAAACATCACACAATTCCATATTTTCCATTGCATCTTGTACCACCTCCAAAGCATTTTGGTGTTCTAGCGATTCCGTTCTTTTTATCTCTTTCAACATCTAGTACTAGATTAAAATCACCGCCGATTACCACGCTCCCCATCGCACTTGAAACAAGAGAGCCGATCAAAAAAGGTGTCAAAGAAATTAGGATCATCCTTGTTGGGCCAAGCGTAGATATTGGCCAAGGTCAACAATTTGCCATCCGCTTCAATGTCGCATATGATAAAACGACCATTCGGATCCTGAAGTGTTTTGATAACATTTAGATTAAAATTGTTGTTCAGAGGATGCCGACCCCGTCacgggtatcttgattttcaaatgtaccgaggcggcgggcgtcggggattatagctcggggggtggggggaggggcgagaaaaatatttttctcgcttcctcccaaaccgcccccgccccctaagtagttttgacactcatgcaagatggcagcccgtaacacaaagcgctcgatctcgatgatcttacggaaaaataaaGGGCCGTGAACAGTCTATGACAACACCTACTCTCCAATATTTGAACACGACGGGCAAAAATGCTTCAAACAAAGTAGGAAATAAAACTGTGCCTGCTTGCAGGGTACATATTTGAGTTGCAAAAAAGACAGATTTTCGAGATCGACGTATCCATGGCAACACCTTGACACCGTTACACTTTTTTTTATGGGAAAGTCGAAGTTGCTCATTACGGATCATAGTTCATATATCTGTCTTGCGTTGAACCGATgtttttaagcagtttttaCGAGAGCGTTTTCGAGAAATCTCTTTTTGAAATTCTAGGCTTCAACAACAAAACCAATCATAAAAAAACGCTTTTTGCGTTCAACAAAACAGACATCTGTTTCTGACTCTGTCCTTATAAAGGGAACTTTGCCCATAAATTGTTTTTCGAGTTTTCAGTTGCCCTGTGTAAAATTCTAGGcttcaacaacaaaatgaaTCATAAAGAAAACGCTTTTTGCGTTCAACAAAACAGACATCTTTTCTGACTCTGTCCGTAGAAAGGGAACTCCGCCCATAAAATGTTTGTTGTCCTTCgtaaaaatatgaaagaaatcgcTTCTTCCGATTTCCAGTAGTGTGATCTAAGGGGGTAATTACATGAGACCGGGACGAACTCAGGCCGGTACGAATTTATAATTTTGCAGTCGTTTACATAAGACCGGTGGAAAAGGGTCTCCACAAATGCTTGACAAAAGTAACTAGGTACGAGTCTTTACCGAGACGACGAGACGATCATCCATTCGGGAAGGGATTCCATTCAACAGTTTTAAAGTAAACAGTAAGAGTAATTTATGAGGAACAAGTGAATTATGACTTTTGATTTGGTGGGTAATTACATGAGACCGGAACGAACTCAGACTGGTATGAGTTTGTATcggtctccatacatttcttttcatgTGTTTACATGGGACCAGCCTAAACGTGAACTCAGACCGGCCTGACTTCGTGTCGGTCGCTGACCCGACACGAGTTACTTTCGTACCGGTCTAAGACTGTACCGTTCTCATGTAAAACGCAAACGAATCTCAGACCGGGTCCATAGACAGCATGTTTCTTCGTATGGCTCCATCATTTTTGCCTTTTCTTAGCAAAATAAGAACACTGCTATGAATAACTGTAAACAAGACCTGGAAGTAGCTTTAATTGAATATATGCTTCGGTTTTAATGGATTACACCGTTTTGAGATGCTGTGCATTTAACATGCTACCAGATGAGCGTTGGATATTTAAAAGTTTACGATTTTCTGGGAGCAATAAATTCTACGGTTCTCTACTCACTCCCATAAATGGCGTAAATTGTGTACCAGTTAGGACAGTTGGCGAATAATTAATAGGTTAAATAGCTACAAGAATCTCCTGTTTTTGAGTTTGCAAGGCGCGCCCGATGTCGTTCTTGTGCCGTCGTTTTATTTTGTCATCCATACAGACCACACAGCTGATatctttaaatttaatttttttttgttatttaaagtcAATGTTATTAAGGGATGTTAACGATGTTCAGAAGCGAGCATACAAGGTCTGAAATGTGGATGCCGCAGGCAGATTATGGATAAAAGAGATATTTCACGTTTTCTAATTAAAAAGCGATCTAGCAAAAGACGATTTTAAGTCGAAACAATGGCCCTTAATTATTCATCTATCTTATACATCTATcttacaaatttatttatttattattttctgcCGTCCACTGTTCCTTCCTTTACAGAGTCCTGCATTTTTGTCGGAAATGGTACGCAGTacaattaagaatttgttcatatGAAGGCCCGTTCTGGTCAAAATCATGACAATAAAATTGCACCACAAGTCAATTTTAATCCAACTGCAGCAAATATCATGGACATGTGTATTTTTGTCATCATTAAACAATACTTTTTTCAGCGTGTTAGTAATGATTTTTAGCAAcaagagttatttttgttttaattatacgaatatttttttcattcatgccatgaattatttttcagtggtacttccaattattttttttgatgTGTATCaagaataggccacttgcactaagaggtcacgtgacccgTTGTAGGTTGGTGACATAAGTAGAGGCCCAAATTAAATTGCAGTAAGTAAGATAGGGATAAATAAGTGCATAATATAGTGTTAGAAGAGATGTTGAGGGCAAATAGTATTTAGCTTTATAAAGTAACCCGACAGATTTAGAAATCTTAGCCGCAATAAAATTTACATGAATTTTCCACTCAAGGTGCTGATCAATATAAACTTCGAGAAACTTAGTATTCTCTACTTGTTCAAGTACACTGTTTTCTAAAATTATCTGCCTTGTGATAGGTAACGTTTTTTGCCTTGGCCTGAAAATCATTAGTTTAGTTTTCTTAACGTTGATTGACAGCTTATTGGCTTTTAGCCAAGTTGAAACATTCTTGAGCTGGTCGTTAAGATGGGAGGTAAGTACATGCAGGTCACTGTGTTCAAAAAATATACTattgtcatcagcaaataatataAATTCAAGTTCATTAGAACAGGCTgggagatcattgatataaagaATGAAAAAGAGGGGGCCTAGTATAGAGCCTTGCGGCACACCACAAATTTGTCTTAAAGCATCGGATTTAGAATTGCCAATTTGGACAAATTGTATTCTATTACGAAAATAGTTAGTTATCCATTGATGGGCTGTCCCAGTGATGCCACATGCTTCCAATTTTGATAGTAATATTTCGTGGTTTAGggtatcaaaggcttttgataaGTCGAGAAATATACCTGCTAAATATTTTTGGCAGTCAACGGCATTAGCAACTTTGTTCACAAAATTAATCAAAGCGTGGGAAGTAGAGTGGCCAGGACGAAAACCGAATTGATGTTTAAATAATATGTCATTATCAACTAAGAATTGAAATATGCGATTATAAACAgctctttcaaaaattttagaaaaggcaGGAAGTATAGAAATTGGTCGATAGTTTTGTGCTAGGCTAGCGTTATCAGATTTAAAGATAGGAATAATTTTAGATATTTTCCGTCTATCTGGAAAAACTCCTGATGACAAAGATAGGTTAATAATTGATAGCAGCGGATCTGAAATAAGGTCGAGTGTTTTTTTGATAATAGAAATTGGAATGTTGTCAGCTCCGGGGGCCTTACCGTCCTTAAAAATTTTTGCTATTGATTTGAGTTCCTCGGCGGTGACATGATTAAAGCTTGACAGCGAGTCTGAGGGCACACTGTTTATAAAATCCTGGAATGACTTGGAGGCAGGGGCTATTTTATCGGCCAAATTTGGACCgatgtttgtaaaatatttacagAATTTATTGGCAACTTCTTTTGTGCTGGTAATGCTTTCACCATTTTCATCTACCAGCGGGTATgtcaatttcttctttttgttttggccTATTGCATTATTCAAAATCCTCCACGTCTGCTTGATGTTAGTCTTGTTTAATTCAATTTGATTTGAAAATAGAGTCTCTTGGCAACTCTAAGGAGATCAGTTAGTTTGTTTTTATACGTTTTGTATTTGAGAAGTTTTTCATTTGATCGATGCCGAAGGTATTGCTTATATAGCTTATTTTTCTTATTGATTGACCTAAGTAAGCTCTTTGTAAGCCAAGGTTCCTGAAGGAGTTTAGAGCTTTACCTTTGATAGGTTTAAAAGGGAAACACGCATCAAATAAGCCAGTGTACTTATTGATAAAAATATTGTAAGCGGTGTTAGGATCATTGGCATTGTTGGCCTGATCAGAGAAATCCCAGTTTGTATTTTCTAGTTTGTGTCTAAATTCATTGACTCTTTTCTCGCTGGTATCTCGGATAGTAAAGCTGTTGCTATCTTTACGCAAGTAATCACCAAAACAATTGAAAAGATCGGTAGGTGATCTGAGATATCATTTatgatcaaaccattttttgagGATATTGTTGTATTGTTCGTGAAAATATTGTCTATAAGAGTCGCGGAATGTGCTGTAATTCGTGTGGGTTTGGTAATCATTGGCAGAAAACTAAAAGCAAAAAGCGATTCAATGAATTGAGCAGTGACTGAATGAGATTCATGCTTCAGTAGATCCAAATTAAAATCACCAGTTATGTAACAATGCTTATTACCTTTGGTAACACCTGAGATAATTTCATTTACTTTCTCTACAAATTCCAGAGTGTTTTCAGAAGGGGGGCGATAAATAACTccaattattatatttttatgtcGTGGAATGCAAATTTCAACGAAAAGAGATGATTCATTCTACTTGATGATTCAAAGTTCATCTGTCGCGGAAAGCGCATGTATCGAGAGCAATGTTCATCAGTATGGACAAAGTTTAATGTGGAACTCTCTTTAATAAAGTTGAAGTCTTAAGTTTTGACGATTGCGTTAAGAACTACAAAATTGAACTGCAAAGTTGAATGTTGATCTTTGTCGAGTCAAATGTTAAACTCTCAAGTTGAATGTTGTGATCTACTTTGATTTTTGGCGGGGATGCCGGATGGAAATCCATAGTGCGTTACCTGGCGTGGTGGCTCAAACGGAGTCCAATATATTGCGTGACAGATTCTTGAAGCCTGGGGAGAAAACTTGCTGAGACATAGCTGACTCCAAGCTGGCACACGGGAAAAACATGAGACAGAATTTCCTCCACTTGTTTGTCTCTGTTCAGAATTCCCGTCGTCGATACGGAAAGATTCTTTCTTGGAGGAACGATTATGGGAACAATTTCAAGGACTGCATTTAGTGGTGTCTTTTTCCTCTCATTGCTGTTGATTCACGTTGCATCGCGACCTCACGTACACAGCAATGCAGCTGCTGTTAAAACTGATGCGCCCATCATAGGTTCGCTTATTTAAATCGTTTTCGgaatgtttatttcattttctgtgTTACTGTATGTTGTTGTTCCCCTTTTGGGCGTTAGTGAAATCTCATGTTCATCCTTCAGGAATATTAGCCCAGGATTCACATGGCTACATAAAGGGAAAATTTGGGCCAACATATATTGCCGCTTCATACATCAAGTACATAGAGTCCGCCGGTGGCAGAGTTGTTCCGATTCGGTATCCTTTGTTATGACATGCACTGTTTTCTATATTGTAGTTGGTTTATTCAAGTACAAACTCTGTTCTAAAGCATGGATAAACTATCTTTTGCTCCGTTAAAGATAATGTAAATCATTTTTCCTAATtctaattttaataattctGATGGTATAATCTGCAAAGGGTATATCCCATCACGGCAGATATGCAGATGTGAATGTGcttatgttaaaaatacaattaTGGTGCTagtataaagttaaaaaaacagtCAGCGTCTTTACAGGTGGCACATGACAGCCTTTTTGAAAGCCTCTGATCTACTGACTACTTTTCTATGacactacagtgaaacctctatcaAGTGGACCACCAATATAATGAAGCGGACACCCTCTTCTAAGCAGACACTGAACCCGGTCCTGAAATTAACATCTTACATTttcctttataacgaacccctattcagcagacacctctattaagcggacgctaAACACTCAAATAAATTAtgtttggctaatttctataaaaacctctattaagcgaagACTGGACTGAATTAACAATAgcagtattggattacgtccttgaaatacgtactgaagtcagttgatgtttttgcatttacaaacaaattaaagttggtaatgaaccttgaactctggatagcctccttaacaacatggaactttatcacagtacagagtaaccgttgaatgttaatTGTTTACAAAGATTGCGTAATTTTTATAAACTCTActaagcagacaccctctattaagcagacacttgggaaggtcccaaaggtgtccgcttaatagaggctTCACTGTATTTGGTAAGGAGTTCCAGTCTCTGAttgtaactaagtaagtaactTTATTCAATCAGGGTAGCCCATTGAGAAATAAAAATGTAGGTATTATTATACGTGCAATAAAACTGTGTTGGGGACCcaaaatcaaagtaaaaactCAATGGGAAACTCGTGGATACATTGTTTAGAAAAGTTGAAATTGTATACCCAAGAAAAATTAAGGCTACCTTGCATGTATAGATATGTTAAACACGCTTTGTACATGTGTATCCACAACTTCTAAAAATTAATCAGTAATACTAAAAATGTGGGcagttttttggtgtgttttctgtttttaatggtttaaggtggctccctggCCTAAAGTAAAATGAGGGTGCGCAGGCTGAGCACTATTATTGCGCGAGCTTTATTTTCTGCACAATGTccatgcaaaaattaaaaaaacatggcttctcagttttgaaatattccccccccaaaaaaacttgATTAAATAATTCTTGAGGCCTTTTATGCAAGACATTTGGTTAGTGTTGCTCAAACATTTATGAGAGGAGAAAATTTTATCGAGATACATTAAGCTATCTATCTCCATAAGCATGAAACACATCATAAACAAAGCAGAAACTTTTATTTCCAAAGGCATCAAATTATTTTGcgttactgcgcttttcataAACACActaactctgaagttcaaaagccaattGACGAATGCATTTTTCACTGCCATCTGCATCATCTAAGCGGACCTCTTGGGAAACAGAACTTTACTTAAACGGGTTCacaaggtcatggtttgtgatctgtgattggtggatttcaatcctttttgtttgtttctgtgtttcaaggttcttgcttgtgatcgtaattatgattgacggcagcaaaaaatgcaattgtgaaggtggcttttgaactttagagtttcGCGTGGTTGTGAAAAGCACAAAGTCAGTAAAAGTAGtcaaacataaaataaaaatggtgTCAAAGTAAATGTGAGACTTCTAGCAGTACTTGCGATCCAACGTTATAACTATGAAACCATACGtatggaatatttttttagcaaTCAGCCATGCAGCTTTATTGGCAGGTTAAAAATTAAAGGTGGCTGGCAGGTCAGTCTACGGACTTATGAATATACTAATTAACATGTCATaccattttgttaaaaaattaaccTCTGGTAGAAATGACTTGAGTGAAGAACAGCTAGAAAAACTGTTTAGTTCTATAAATGGGTAAGTATCATGCAGATTACTTGTTGGACTTACAAAACTGATCATAATAAAGTGAAGAAGGTATTTAACACTGTAGCAGTTTTGGCCATTAAACTATGGCTTTTTTTAAGCTATtagaaaatacccatttttttgaagtaaaaacACCACAGACGccttgcttttttgtacatgtagctaatgttaaaaaaatataaatgggCTCTTATTAAGGATAAGTAGGATATTAATAAGTAGAGGTAATGGTTTCttgtttgcatttttaaacaatagTATTGGAGCCAAGAGGTAAGGTCTATAGTCATAAAATTTTACCCATCTCCACTTAACCCATATTGATTTAATACAGTATAATCTTCTTGTtcattaagttttctttttctccctctctctctctctttctctgatTTAGGGTCTTATTTCCAGGGGGTGCTGTAAGTGTCTTTGATTCACAGTATGCACGAACAGGCAAAATACTCTTCAATCTGGCAATGAAGGCAAATGATGTAGGAGATGTGTTTCCACTCTGGGGAACCTGTCTTGGTTTTGAGTTCCTTAGTGTCTGTGGTGCAGGAGGACAAAATGTTTTATCATCTGTAGATGGTGAAGACTATGCTATTCCTTTAAACCTCAGTGATGGTATGTCCTACTCATGCCTGGTCCTCACTAGTGATGCAAACAATAGGGGCAATGTATGAAAGACGGTAcataaacatgtttaaaaagtTGAGCAAGGTTCAGGTTACATACTTACAGAGGAGaaacttttttgagttttgcattttttaattgGCTGCACTAGAGAGTCACATACTTATAGCCATGGAAACAGTTATTATTCCAACATATTCCTGGATTCAAGTATTGTCGCTCATATAAATTTCAGTGATATGCCCTTAAAGGAACCGAGGTTATAGCACCAAGAATTAACAAGTTATATATAGTTTCTATCATGAAAATGATCAGAGTGTACATAAAGTGAACCTTCCAACATTCTTATAATCATTGTCATTATACTCAATACTTTTGTTATGTTGATATTTAGTTTTACATTatgtaattttttcttgtttattattacattatttCTGATTATCTTTCAGGCTATGAGTCAAGCAGACTTTTAGGATATGCCCCTGAAGAGATTATTACTTATCTCAGAACAGAAAATGTTACTTATAACCATCATCGGTACTGCGTTTCCACTGATGTGAGTAGATTTCTGAAGattttttggttctgttttgGAAAAGGCCTAAAAAGGACCACCCTGGGTATTAGAGGTTAATTTCTCATGTGCAGTAGAATGCTTCAGTGTCCTGAGACACAGGCTAACAGGACAGAAACTGGAAATGGTGCATGAAAAGtttctggcacccagggtagagGAAGACCAATGaactgttttatttatttatctttttttgagCCCCTTCTAACATTTCCTTGTCTCTGCAACAACTGCCTGTTTTTGTCGCAGCAGATTTACTCTTGGGTCCTCTACAACAGCCACACATCTTTATTCCCGTCCCTgtgtttgaaaatttaattAACGAAAGGACATGATTATAGTCACCCAAATGGCATATCTTGTTTTAATGAAAAGTTTTATCTGTCTGTTGTAGACTTACTACAATAATGGCGGTCTCAAAAAGTTCTACAAAGTATTGTCAACCAACAGAGACAAAGAAGGAGTCAAGGAGTTTGTATCCACTATTGAGGGTAATGATGTGAATCTATGAAAAGTGTAGTGTTGGATGTTATCTTCGTATGGCGCTTTCCTTTTGTCAGAACTGAGCAGCCAGACCATTCCATCATTacgagaatttcacttttgatcaaaactatccagccagaaaattcaaatcctaaatagtgtGCACGAAGGAGATAGGTTTTCATCAAACACTCTTGGTCCAGCTGGCcgcggttctgacttttggaaaacATCCATAGTTTCTGTTAAGATCTTAGCAGCAGGTACATTTTTGTGTCCacagctttcaaaacatccAAGAGCGAGCGAAATGAAGTAAAGAATTTCCTGTTTTCTGACTGGCTACTCAAAAGGCAAGCCCACTCAGGATTTTCTGCTTTGTTCTGgcacaaaaaaaaagacttttgaCCACATGATAATTTCTATATTGACCAtgcttgttcaaaacaaataaaaaacttgACCTCCTGCTTTGTCAACAACTACTTTTTTTACAGCTGATAAGGGAACTGGAGCTGAAATGTGTCCGCAATTGTTTTTGGGATTGTTCCTGGGGATGCACCGGTCAGCTGTCGGTCAATACTTTTCCCCTTTCCTTGGAAACAGTGCTAgaagtcatttttaaagttaacgTGGCATAGTGTCTTTCTCGTTTTTCTAAACTGGAAAACATAACAATTCTATCGCCTTTTGGATTTAGGATGTTAACTGTTTCATGCTACGAGCAAAGTCTCCAAAACACTGTATACTTAATACTTCTTGCTTCTTTCCATGCTCTAGGTCGTGATTACCCGTTCTACGGAGTTCAGTGGCATCCCGAGAAAAACCCTTTTGAATGGACGTCTGCAGCAGTCATTAATCACTCAAAGCAGGCAGTACTGGTGACTCAATACGTGGCAGATTTTTTCGTCAACCAAGGTGTGTTTCCGactctagactacgagtagtccccatttttcctcagggatagtagaacgagcgaaacgcgagcgcacgtgaaaatcaacccacgcaagactactcgtagtctattccGACTCAGGTTGACCAGGGTGGGATTCACAGAGCCTTCTTTAGTCATGTTACACGTTAGTATCATTAGGATATGAATCAGAATCATGCCCCAAATTTGGAGCTGCGTCGATGCCAGCGTTTGACGTTAGGAAGCTACTACAGGAATAGACTTGCAAGACGGAAGAAGGGAGCACATTTGGAATATTCCCTCTGACCTGCCGTGCATTGTTCGCACGTGTTATGCACCCTTACATCTTAACCAAGCACCATTTGCCAATCACGGTGGGTTATGAGCAAGGTTTTAATAGCACAGTCGGTTAATGCGCGGCCTTCTCTTTGGAAGGTTCCGAGTTTGATTCCCAGTTGTGACCACAAATCCTTTAAGTAGCTTTGAATACCTGAAAACGGAGCAATGATGGAGAAAAGAGGTGAAGGTGAGGGggtaaaattttggctcttttacggctgcTGGTTAACATTTTTCAGTTactgttaacaaaaaagttaaagattaatttcttttgtttcaaagagttaaatattaataaacctgtattttttgtatctttaaagcaaaataaaggtcttaggatcatctcgggataaaatgctatttttttttgaaaaattttaacatttgatagatcatcacctcattattccgcgcgtctaatgcgtttcgggtcacgtggtcagaGCGAGATTTTTTTCCGGgtacgccaccgaaatgccttgaacGAGATTGTGTGGGAAGACGCcttacagggactaggcatggcaatgtctaccgtagcgtcagagaaaaacagggaactgctgtttatcggcaacgtgttttacaaataGTGACatatctctgcgtgttgtttcactagtatttCGAGGGCGCGACCTCCTGAAagtcgcaaatattaatccccagcaaaaagcaaaattttcgctatggaaaaaattagttctccGAGAGATCGGCGAAATTAGAGTTTAGGTCTAAGCTACACAAAAggcttggcctaacgtgcgtacggagtcaaa from Porites lutea chromosome 6, jaPorLute2.1, whole genome shotgun sequence includes the following:
- the LOC140940560 gene encoding gamma-glutamyl hydrolase-like, producing MGTISRTAFSGVFFLSLLLIHVASRPHVHSNAAAVKTDAPIIGILAQDSHGYIKGKFGPTYIAASYIKYIESAGGRVVPIRNDLSEEQLEKLFSSINGVLFPGGAVSVFDSQYARTGKILFNLAMKANDVGDVFPLWGTCLGFEFLSVCGAGGQNVLSSVDGEDYAIPLNLSDGYESSRLLGYAPEEIITYLRTENVTYNHHRYCVSTDTYYNNGGLKKFYKVLSTNRDKEGVKEFVSTIEGRDYPFYGVQWHPEKNPFEWTSAAVINHSKQAVLVTQYVADFFVNQARLGGHRFPSKEEEDAALIYQYNPVYCDPEKTHFEQCYIFK